Proteins encoded together in one Meles meles chromosome 7, mMelMel3.1 paternal haplotype, whole genome shotgun sequence window:
- the GDF11 gene encoding growth/differentiation factor 11 produces the protein MVLTAPLLLGFLLLALELRPRGEAAEGPAAAAAAAAAAAAAAAAAAAAAGAGGERSSRPAPSVAPEPDGCPVCVWRQHSRELRLESIKSQILSKLRLKEAPNISREVVKQLLPKAPPLQQILDLHDFQGDALQPEDFLEEDEYHATTETVISMAQETDPAVQTDGSPLCCHFHFSPKVMFTKVLKAQLWVYLRPVPRPATVYLQILRLKPLTGEGTAGGGGGGRRHIRIRSLKIELHSRSGHWQSIDFKQVLHSWFRQPQSNWGIEINAFDPSGTDLAVTSLGPGAEGLHPFMELRVLENTKRSRRNLGLDCDEHSSESRCCRYPLTVDFEAFGWDWIIAPKRYKANYCSGQCEYMFMQKYPHTHLVQQANPRGSAGPCCTPTKMSPINMLYFNDKQQIIYGKIPGMVVDRCGCS, from the exons atgGTGCTCACGGCCCCGCTgctgctgggcttcctgctcctcgCCCTGGAGCTGCGGCCCCGGGGGGAGGCGGCCGAGGgccccgcggcggcggcggcggcggcggcggcggcggcggcggcggcggcggcggcggcggcggcggcgggggccgggggggagCGCTCGAGCCGGCCGGCCCCGTCCGTGGCGCCCGAGCCCGACGGCTGCCCCGTATGCGTGTGGCGGCAGCACAGCCGCGAGCTGCGCCTGGAGAGCATCAAGTCGCAGATCCTGAGCAAACTGCGGCTCAAGGAGGCGCCCAACATCAGCCGCGAGGTGGTGAAGCAGCTGCTGCCCAAGGCGCCGCCGCTGCAGCAGATCCTGGACCTACACGACTTCCAGGGAGACGCGCTGCAGCccgaagacttcctggaggaggacgAGTACCATGCCACCACCGAGACTGTCATTAGCATGGCCCAGGAGA CGGACCCTGCGGTGCAGACAGATGGCAGCCCCCTCTGCTGCCATTTCCACTTCAGCCCCAAGGTGATGTTCACAAAGGTACTGAAGGCCCAGCTGTGGGTGTATCTACGGCCGGTGCCCCGCCCAGCCACAGTCTACCTGCAGATCTTGCGACTGAAACCCCTAACTGGGGAAgggactgcagggggagggggcggaggacGGCGTCATATCCGAATCCGCTCACTCAAGATTGAGCTGCACTCACGCTcaggccactggcagagcatcGACTTCAAGCAAGTGCTACACAGCTGGTTCCGACAGCCACAGAGCAACTGGGGCATCGAGATCAACGCCTTTGATCCCAGTGGCACAGACCTGGCTGTTACCTCCCTGGGGCCGGGAGCTGAGgggctg catcctTTCATGGAGCTTCGGGTCCTAGAGAACACAAAACGGTCCCGGCGGAACCTGGGCCTGGACTGCGATGAGCACTCGAGTGAGTCCCGCTGCTGCCGATATCCCCTCACAGTGGACTTTGAGGCTTTTGGCTGGGACTGGATCATCGCGCCTAAACGATACAAGGCCAACTACTGCTCCGGCCAGTGCGAGTACATGTTCATGCAAAAGTATCCGCACACCCACTTGGTGCAACAGGCTAATCCAAGAGGCTCTGCTGGGCCCTGCTGTACTCCCACCAAGATGTCCCCAATCAACATGCTCTACTTCAATGACAAGCAGCAGATTATCTACGGCAAGATCCCTGGCATGGTGGTGGATCGCTGTGGCTGCTCCTAA